A single region of the Pseudophryne corroboree isolate aPseCor3 chromosome 3 unlocalized genomic scaffold, aPseCor3.hap2 SUPER_3_unloc_64, whole genome shotgun sequence genome encodes:
- the LOC134984565 gene encoding zinc finger protein ZFP2-like isoform X2, which yields MFCILSDSPRMDKDRSHRTERIINITLEIIYLLTGEDYTVVKKTSNECEILNSHPRVSGGLSRTQNPIPVPPPHSLIHKRHNDQKILELTNKIIQLMTGEEGEYIEEHRGLYKDVMMENHWPLTSLDGLSNRDTPVRCPRPLYSQECTEENHMIPQEDQGEAQLNNIKIKDIEGEEEMYVTDIKAEDIEGEQETYVTDIKAEDIEGEEETYVTDIKAEDIEGEEETYVTDIRAEDIEGEEETYVTDINAEDIEGEEETYVTDMKAEEETYVTDMKLEGTEGEEETYVADIKAEYSEGEEETYVTDMKAEDIEGEEETYVTDMKAEDIEGEEETYVTDIKAEDIEGEEETYVTDMKAEDIEGEEETYVTDMKAEDIEGEEGTYVTGIKAEDIEGEEETYMTVIKAEDIEGEEETYVTDMKAEDIEGEEETYVTDIKTEDVEEEEETYVTDMKAEDTEGEEEMYVRSDQQCKEEEIPTDINTDGHTSRNISEGHLMLSPDCDIKDNDSRQDSPGDNPITPIIHLALSAGPPDPRKCSPDHSDIGASVTALTVDTVFPCSIDAKCFTQNTKLITHQPAKAGERPFPCSECGKCFTYKSILVTHQRRHTGEKPFPCSECGKCFAHKPDLVIHQRSHTGEKLFSCSECGKSFTRISHLVIHQRSHTGEKPFPCSECAKCFAIKSDLVIHQRIHTGEKPFSCSECGKCFLRKPHLVSHQKTHTGKKPFPCSECEKCFAHKSYLIQHQGSHTGEKPFSCSECGKCFTQSSQLVIHQRSHTGERPFPCSECGKCFAHKRDLVIHQRIHTGEKPFSCSECGKWFSQKSHLVSHQRTHTGEKPFPCSECEKCFAHKSHLIQHQGRHTSERPFPYSKK from the exons gattacacagtagtgaagaagacatccaatgagtgtgagatactcaacagccatccccgtgtgtcaggaggactaagTAGAACCCAGAACCccatcccagtgcctccacctcactcactaatacataagagacacaatgaccagaagatcctggaactcaccaacaagatcattcagctgatgactggagag gagggggagtatatagaggaacacaggggtctgtacaaggacgtgatgatggagaatcactggcccctcacatcactgg atgggctcagtaacagagataccccagtgagatgtccccgtcctctgtattcccaggagtgtacagaggagaatcacatgatcccacaggaggatcag ggtgaagcccaattaaataatattaaaataaaagatatagagggagaagaagagatgtatgtgactgatataaaggcagaagatatagagggagaacaagagacgtatgtgactgatataaaggcagaagatatagagggagaagaagagacatatgtgactgatataaaggcagaagatatagagggagaagaagagacgtatgtgactgatataagggcagaagatatagagggagaagaagagacgtatgtgactgatataaatgcagaagatatagagggagaagaagagacgtatgtgactgatatgaaggcagaagaagagacgtatgtgactgatatgaagttagaaggtacagagggagaagaagagacgtatgtggctgatataaaggcagaatattcagagggagaagaagagacgtatgtgactgatatgaaggcagaagatatagagggagaagaagagacgtatgtgactgatatgaaggcagaagatatagagggagaagaagagacgtatgtgactgatataaaggcagaagatatagagggagaagaagagacgtatgtgactgatatgaaggcagaagatatagagggagaagaagagacgtatgtgactgatatgaaggcagaagatatagagggagaagaagggacgtatgtgactggtataaaggcagaagatatagagggagaagaagagacgtatatgactgttataaaggcagaagatatagagggagaagaagagacgtatgtgactgatatgaaggcagaagatatagagggagaagaagagacgtatgtgactgatataaagacagaagatgtagaggaagaagaagagacatatgtgactgatatgaaggcagaagatacagagggagaagaagagatgtatgtgaggagtgatcagcagtgtaaggaggaggagatccctacagatatcaacacag atggacacacaagcaggaatatctcagaaggacatcttatgttatccccggattgtgacataaaagataatgacagtagacaggattctccaggagataaccccattaccccaattatacatctagctctatcagctggtccccctgatcctaggaaatgttctcctgatcactctgatattggtgcatctgttacagctctgacagtagatacagtgtttccctgttctatagatgccaaatgttttacacagaacacaaaacttattacccatcagccagctaaggcaggggagaggccatttccatgttctgagtgtgggaaatgttttacatacaaatcaattcttgttacacatcagagaagacacacaggtgagaagccatttccttgttctgagtgtgggaaatgttttgcacataaaccagatcttgttatacatcagagaagtcatacaggagagaagctattttcttgctctgagtgtgggaaaagttttacccGGATTtctcatcttgttatacatcagagaagtcacacaggtgagaagccatttccatgttctgagtgtgcaaAATGTTTTGCAATCAAATCAGATCTggttatacatcagagaattcacacaggtgagaagccattttcttgctctgagtgtgggaaatgttttttacggAAACCACATCTTGTTTcacatcagaaaactcacacaggtaagaaaccgtttccatgttctgagtgtgagaaatgttttgcacacaaatcatatcTTATTCAACATCagggaagtcacacaggtgagaagccgttttcttgttctgagtgtgggaaatgttttacacagagttctcaacttgttatacatcagagaagtcacacaggtgagaggccatttccatgttctgagtgtgggaaatgttttgcacacaaacgtgatcttgttatacatcagagaattcacacaggtgagaagccattttcttgctctgagtgtgggaaatggttttcacagaaatcacatcttgtttcacatcagagaactcacacaggtgagaaaccgtttccatgttctgagtgtgagaaatgttttgcacacaaatcacatcttattCAACATCAGGGACGCCACacaagtgagaggccatttccatactctaAGAAATAA
- the LOC134984565 gene encoding zinc finger protein 3 homolog isoform X1, translating to MFCILSDSPRMDKDRSHRTERIINITLEIIYLLTGEDYTVVKKTSNECEILNSHPRVSGGLSRTQNPIPVPPPHSLIHKRHNDQKILELTNKIIQLMTGEEGEYIEEHRGLYKDVMMENHWPLTSLDGLSNRDTPVRCPRPLYSQECTEENHMIPQEDQGEAQLNNIKIKDIEGEEEMYVTDIKAEDIEGEQETYVTDIKAEDIEGEEETYVTDIKAEDIEGEEETYVTDIRAEDIEGEEETYVTDINAEDIEGEEETYVTDMKAEEETYVTDMKLEGTEGEEETYVADIKAEYSEGEEETYVTDMKAEDIEGEEETYVTDMKAEDIEGEEETYVTDIKAEDIEGEEETYVTDMKAEDIEGEEETYVTDMKAEDIEGEEGTYVTGIKAEDIEGEEETYMTVIKAEDIEGEEETYVTDMKAEDIEGEEETYVTDIKTEDVEEEEETYVTDMKAEDTEGEEEMYVRSDQQCKEEEIPTDINTADGHTSRNISEGHLMLSPDCDIKDNDSRQDSPGDNPITPIIHLALSAGPPDPRKCSPDHSDIGASVTALTVDTVFPCSIDAKCFTQNTKLITHQPAKAGERPFPCSECGKCFTYKSILVTHQRRHTGEKPFPCSECGKCFAHKPDLVIHQRSHTGEKLFSCSECGKSFTRISHLVIHQRSHTGEKPFPCSECAKCFAIKSDLVIHQRIHTGEKPFSCSECGKCFLRKPHLVSHQKTHTGKKPFPCSECEKCFAHKSYLIQHQGSHTGEKPFSCSECGKCFTQSSQLVIHQRSHTGERPFPCSECGKCFAHKRDLVIHQRIHTGEKPFSCSECGKWFSQKSHLVSHQRTHTGEKPFPCSECEKCFAHKSHLIQHQGRHTSERPFPYSKK from the exons gattacacagtagtgaagaagacatccaatgagtgtgagatactcaacagccatccccgtgtgtcaggaggactaagTAGAACCCAGAACCccatcccagtgcctccacctcactcactaatacataagagacacaatgaccagaagatcctggaactcaccaacaagatcattcagctgatgactggagag gagggggagtatatagaggaacacaggggtctgtacaaggacgtgatgatggagaatcactggcccctcacatcactgg atgggctcagtaacagagataccccagtgagatgtccccgtcctctgtattcccaggagtgtacagaggagaatcacatgatcccacaggaggatcag ggtgaagcccaattaaataatattaaaataaaagatatagagggagaagaagagatgtatgtgactgatataaaggcagaagatatagagggagaacaagagacgtatgtgactgatataaaggcagaagatatagagggagaagaagagacatatgtgactgatataaaggcagaagatatagagggagaagaagagacgtatgtgactgatataagggcagaagatatagagggagaagaagagacgtatgtgactgatataaatgcagaagatatagagggagaagaagagacgtatgtgactgatatgaaggcagaagaagagacgtatgtgactgatatgaagttagaaggtacagagggagaagaagagacgtatgtggctgatataaaggcagaatattcagagggagaagaagagacgtatgtgactgatatgaaggcagaagatatagagggagaagaagagacgtatgtgactgatatgaaggcagaagatatagagggagaagaagagacgtatgtgactgatataaaggcagaagatatagagggagaagaagagacgtatgtgactgatatgaaggcagaagatatagagggagaagaagagacgtatgtgactgatatgaaggcagaagatatagagggagaagaagggacgtatgtgactggtataaaggcagaagatatagagggagaagaagagacgtatatgactgttataaaggcagaagatatagagggagaagaagagacgtatgtgactgatatgaaggcagaagatatagagggagaagaagagacgtatgtgactgatataaagacagaagatgtagaggaagaagaagagacatatgtgactgatatgaaggcagaagatacagagggagaagaagagatgtatgtgaggagtgatcagcagtgtaaggaggaggagatccctacagatatcaacacag cagatggacacacaagcaggaatatctcagaaggacatcttatgttatccccggattgtgacataaaagataatgacagtagacaggattctccaggagataaccccattaccccaattatacatctagctctatcagctggtccccctgatcctaggaaatgttctcctgatcactctgatattggtgcatctgttacagctctgacagtagatacagtgtttccctgttctatagatgccaaatgttttacacagaacacaaaacttattacccatcagccagctaaggcaggggagaggccatttccatgttctgagtgtgggaaatgttttacatacaaatcaattcttgttacacatcagagaagacacacaggtgagaagccatttccttgttctgagtgtgggaaatgttttgcacataaaccagatcttgttatacatcagagaagtcatacaggagagaagctattttcttgctctgagtgtgggaaaagttttacccGGATTtctcatcttgttatacatcagagaagtcacacaggtgagaagccatttccatgttctgagtgtgcaaAATGTTTTGCAATCAAATCAGATCTggttatacatcagagaattcacacaggtgagaagccattttcttgctctgagtgtgggaaatgttttttacggAAACCACATCTTGTTTcacatcagaaaactcacacaggtaagaaaccgtttccatgttctgagtgtgagaaatgttttgcacacaaatcatatcTTATTCAACATCagggaagtcacacaggtgagaagccgttttcttgttctgagtgtgggaaatgttttacacagagttctcaacttgttatacatcagagaagtcacacaggtgagaggccatttccatgttctgagtgtgggaaatgttttgcacacaaacgtgatcttgttatacatcagagaattcacacaggtgagaagccattttcttgctctgagtgtgggaaatggttttcacagaaatcacatcttgtttcacatcagagaactcacacaggtgagaaaccgtttccatgttctgagtgtgagaaatgttttgcacacaaatcacatcttattCAACATCAGGGACGCCACacaagtgagaggccatttccatactctaAGAAATAA